From one Candidatus Limnocylindrales bacterium genomic stretch:
- a CDS encoding prepilin-type N-terminal cleavage/methylation domain-containing protein — protein sequence MTALTSATSTDSAKHAAAGGAFRPLAAASPARRRGSGSRGFTLLEIIIVVVIIGIIAMMAMPAMQAGSRQAAVRRSVRAFISAARQASARAVSTRKPTALIVWPDDGAFGVEGIETRVELPDFAEFGEIKGGSEGEGDDEIRFNFYPTGSSVGGSVEIEFTPADRRQSYTLVLDPLIGRVRIEDNS from the coding sequence GTGACGGCGCTGACATCAGCAACCTCGACTGATTCCGCGAAGCATGCAGCCGCCGGCGGCGCTTTTCGACCGCTGGCGGCAGCTTCGCCGGCGCGACGGCGCGGGTCCGGCTCGCGCGGATTCACGCTGCTCGAGATCATCATCGTCGTCGTCATCATCGGCATCATTGCGATGATGGCGATGCCGGCCATGCAGGCCGGCTCGCGTCAGGCCGCGGTGCGAAGGTCCGTGCGTGCGTTCATTTCGGCGGCGCGGCAGGCTTCCGCGCGTGCGGTCAGCACGCGAAAACCGACCGCGCTGATCGTGTGGCCCGACGACGGCGCGTTCGGCGTCGAAGGCATCGAGACACGCGTCGAGCTGCCCGACTTCGCCGAGTTCGGCGAGATCAAGGGCGGCAGCGAAGGAGAAGGCGACGACGAGATCCGCTTCAATTTTTATCCCACCGGTTCGTCGGTAGGCGGAAGCGTCGAGATCGAGTTCACGCCCGCCGATCGCCGGCAGTCCTACACTCTCGTTCTGGATCCGCTCATCGGACGCGTTCGCATCGAGGACAATTCGTGA
- the gspG gene encoding type II secretion system major pseudopilin GspG: MTNRNTDHQQHDDRHDHDRRRRQSGFTMIELLVVMVILGLLAALVAPNFFRQGAKARVKTAKLQIANIATALDAMALDTGRYPSEQEGLNALLTAPSGMEMWDGPYLKKMPKDPWNHEYQYRGPQGGHDYEILSMGADGRPGGDGDGADISNLD, encoded by the coding sequence ATGACCAATCGAAACACCGACCACCAGCAACACGACGACAGACACGACCACGACAGGCGGCGCCGGCAGTCGGGCTTCACGATGATCGAGCTGCTCGTCGTGATGGTGATCCTCGGGCTGCTCGCGGCCCTCGTTGCGCCGAACTTCTTCCGGCAGGGCGCCAAGGCCCGCGTCAAGACCGCCAAGCTGCAGATCGCGAACATCGCCACGGCGCTCGATGCGATGGCGCTCGATACCGGTCGCTATCCGTCCGAGCAGGAAGGGCTCAACGCGCTGCTGACCGCGCCATCCGGAATGGAAATGTGGGACGGGCCGTACCTGAAGAAGATGCCGAAGGACCCCTGGAACCACGAATACCAGTATCGCGGCCCGCAGGGCGGTCACGACTACGAAATTCTCAGCATGGGCGCCGACGGCAGGCCGGGTGGTGACGGTGACGGCGCTGACATCAGCAACCTCGACTGA
- the gspM gene encoding type II secretion system protein GspM: protein MTPLERWNALSGRERALVGGALAVALIVVLRYGSLGGDEEVESGSVEAPWVQVAKIENYRRVLARSAAIERQTSEIEARLHAQQERLSGGATATQVAAELQGTVSQMASDAGLNVLSSQILKEEEAEGSKRVGVRLTLSGELAGVAKLLASVEGGQKDLVVSHLEINRKLGSTRRPNTVTAKTTEAVQPPLTVSVEIRTFMRQGA from the coding sequence GTGACGCCGCTCGAACGCTGGAACGCGCTTTCGGGCCGCGAACGCGCGCTGGTCGGCGGCGCGCTTGCCGTCGCGCTGATCGTCGTGCTCCGCTACGGAAGTCTCGGCGGCGACGAAGAAGTCGAGAGCGGCTCGGTCGAAGCACCGTGGGTGCAGGTCGCGAAGATCGAAAACTACCGCCGCGTGCTCGCGCGCTCCGCGGCCATCGAGCGGCAGACCAGCGAGATCGAGGCGCGGCTTCACGCCCAGCAGGAACGCCTGAGCGGTGGCGCCACGGCCACGCAGGTTGCAGCCGAGCTCCAGGGCACCGTCAGCCAGATGGCGTCCGACGCGGGCCTCAACGTGCTCAGCTCGCAGATCCTCAAGGAAGAGGAGGCCGAAGGCTCCAAGCGCGTCGGCGTGCGCCTTACGCTGAGCGGTGAGCTCGCCGGCGTTGCCAAGCTGCTCGCGTCCGTCGAAGGCGGACAGAAGGACCTCGTCGTCTCGCACCTCGAGATCAACCGCAAGCTCGGCTCGACGAGGCGCCCGAACACGGTCACCGCCAAGACGACCGAGGCCGTGCAGCCGCCGCTGACCGTCAGCGTCGAGATCCGCACGTTCATGAGGCAGGGCGCATGA
- a CDS encoding PilN domain-containing protein, with the protein METRGLIRRIAKADFADVLGVAIRGDVLAVAHVRKRVNVVRVVEIGHHRLEGPPESRISEAAAFLRAFTVRSELEPARVAITIDRSATLMAAVAIPATAAGNAADAVRYDLDRLIPVPSDSIYWTLTTRPLGTVSERIAVTVFASPKPAVDEAVEIVREAGLPISAVTVEPAAIADYLCFVGVPLAAVATSSGSREFLTLCANGLVVSSHHLDRRRTLLESALREMESSLPERTGETPLLIRARALEEGEHSLAAIAPADLFPVDAMIGEPEVLATGAALGVVGESRQSVNLLPPSMVQTAAGFGIRELALSGAVAVMGLLLLASITAKNLSISGALANEVDELEPRVEQALKREDKNREMLAMVERLESKSRSRVLSYLKAVTELIPPTAYLTTFRFREDKIEVDGIAEKASDLIAILESSPYFTGVEFTAPTTKYLTNQERFSLRMRLEQ; encoded by the coding sequence GTGGAGACGAGGGGCCTCATACGGCGCATCGCCAAGGCGGACTTCGCCGACGTCCTCGGCGTCGCGATCCGCGGCGACGTGCTCGCGGTCGCCCACGTGCGGAAAAGGGTCAACGTCGTGCGCGTGGTCGAAATCGGCCACCACCGGCTCGAAGGCCCGCCCGAATCGCGAATCTCCGAGGCCGCGGCCTTCCTTCGGGCATTTACCGTGCGCTCGGAGCTCGAGCCGGCGCGGGTCGCGATCACGATCGACCGTTCGGCCACGCTGATGGCCGCGGTCGCGATTCCTGCCACGGCGGCCGGAAATGCCGCCGACGCCGTGCGCTACGATCTCGACCGGCTGATCCCGGTGCCGTCCGATTCGATTTACTGGACGCTGACGACGCGTCCCCTTGGAACCGTGTCCGAGCGCATCGCCGTCACCGTCTTCGCGTCGCCCAAGCCGGCGGTCGACGAAGCCGTCGAGATCGTGCGCGAGGCCGGCCTTCCGATCTCGGCCGTCACCGTCGAGCCCGCCGCGATCGCCGACTATCTCTGTTTCGTCGGCGTGCCCCTGGCAGCGGTCGCGACCAGCAGCGGTTCGCGCGAGTTCCTGACGCTGTGTGCGAACGGCCTCGTCGTCTCCAGCCATCATCTCGATCGCCGGCGCACGTTGCTCGAATCGGCGCTGCGCGAGATGGAAAGCTCGCTGCCCGAACGCACCGGCGAGACGCCGCTGCTGATCCGGGCGCGCGCACTCGAGGAAGGCGAGCACTCGCTGGCCGCCATCGCGCCCGCCGATCTTTTCCCCGTCGATGCGATGATCGGCGAGCCCGAAGTGCTCGCGACCGGAGCGGCGCTCGGCGTCGTCGGCGAGTCGCGCCAGAGCGTCAACCTTCTGCCGCCGTCGATGGTGCAGACCGCTGCCGGATTCGGCATTCGCGAGCTCGCGCTGTCCGGAGCAGTTGCCGTGATGGGGCTGCTTCTGCTCGCGAGCATCACCGCCAAGAACCTCTCGATCAGCGGCGCGCTGGCCAATGAAGTCGACGAGCTCGAGCCGCGCGTGGAACAGGCGCTCAAGCGCGAAGACAAGAACCGCGAGATGCTCGCGATGGTCGAGCGGCTCGAGTCCAAGAGCAGGAGCCGCGTGCTGTCCTACCTCAAGGCCGTCACCGAGCTGATTCCGCCGACCGCCTATCTGACCACGTTCCGCTTCCGTGAAGACAAGATCGAAGTCGACGGCATCGCCGAGAAGGCGAGCGACCTGATCGCCATCCTCGAATCGTCGCCGTATTTCACCGGTGTCGAGTTCACCGCGCCGACGACCAAATACCTGACCAACCAGGAGCGCTTCTCGCTTCGCATGAGGCTCGAGCAGTGA
- a CDS encoding type II secretion system F family protein has translation MTAYAYRASTRDGRVVEGSMEASGEAAVVSMLRAQGHLPLSVSEGSASKARRALSLNFELPWRRAQKVRGRDLMLFTRELSTLLHAGLPLDRSLGSLSSLTENATLKRMVSEILGRVQEGRSLSQALGEFPDVFPPLYVNMVRAGEVGGVVETVLERLAEYLESSEKTREEIKSAMVYPIILATTASGAIIIMLTFVLPKFADIFADLGTAMPAPTRFVMGISDFVIGYWWVIALVIGGIWYGVRRWLATPAGRERFDRFKLAAPVVGDLVRKLQVARFARTLGTMLKSGVPLIQALEIVRAVVANVIITRALAVVQREVSEGKGLSGPLEKAKIFPPLALQMVGVGEETGRLDDMLIVVSDHYDSEVSHAIARTMALISPLVLVVMGAVTGFIVWAMVSAVFSVNEAIK, from the coding sequence ATGACGGCATACGCATACCGGGCTTCGACCCGAGACGGCCGGGTGGTCGAAGGCAGCATGGAAGCGAGCGGCGAGGCCGCCGTGGTCTCGATGCTGCGCGCCCAGGGCCACCTGCCACTGTCGGTATCCGAGGGCTCGGCCTCCAAGGCCCGCCGCGCACTGTCGCTCAATTTCGAGCTGCCGTGGCGCCGCGCGCAGAAAGTGCGCGGCCGCGACCTGATGCTGTTCACACGCGAGCTGTCGACACTGCTGCACGCCGGCCTGCCGCTCGACCGCAGCCTCGGTAGCCTTTCGTCGCTGACCGAGAACGCGACGCTCAAGCGCATGGTCAGCGAGATTCTCGGGCGCGTGCAGGAAGGCCGTTCGCTCTCGCAGGCGCTCGGCGAGTTCCCCGACGTCTTTCCTCCGCTTTACGTCAACATGGTTCGGGCCGGCGAAGTCGGCGGCGTCGTCGAGACCGTCCTCGAGCGGCTCGCCGAGTACCTCGAGAGCAGCGAGAAGACGCGCGAAGAGATCAAGTCGGCGATGGTCTATCCGATCATCCTCGCCACCACGGCGAGCGGCGCGATCATCATCATGCTGACATTCGTGCTCCCGAAGTTTGCCGACATCTTCGCGGATCTCGGCACGGCGATGCCGGCGCCGACGCGCTTCGTGATGGGGATCAGCGACTTCGTGATCGGCTACTGGTGGGTGATTGCGCTCGTCATCGGGGGCATCTGGTACGGAGTGCGCCGCTGGCTTGCGACTCCGGCGGGACGCGAGCGGTTCGATCGTTTCAAGCTCGCGGCGCCGGTCGTCGGCGATCTGGTGCGCAAGCTTCAGGTTGCGCGCTTCGCGCGCACACTCGGCACGATGCTCAAAAGCGGCGTTCCGCTGATCCAGGCCCTCGAGATCGTGCGCGCCGTCGTCGCCAACGTCATCATCACGCGCGCGCTCGCGGTCGTCCAGCGCGAGGTCAGCGAAGGCAAAGGCCTTTCCGGCCCGCTCGAGAAAGCAAAAATATTCCCGCCGCTCGCGCTGCAGATGGTCGGCGTCGGCGAAGAAACCGGGCGCCTCGACGACATGCTGATCGTCGTCAGCGACCACTACGACAGCGAAGTCAGCCATGCGATCGCGCGCACGATGGCGCTGATCAGCCCGCTCGTGCTGGTCGTCATGGGCGCCGTCACAGGGTTCATCGTCTGGGCGATGGTCTCGGCGGTATTCAGCGTCAACGAGGCCATCAAGTGA
- a CDS encoding glycosyltransferase family 4 protein, with protein MSALALADVVIVGPAPPLRGGISQHTARLVEALHAEGLSAAAVSYRRLYPALLFPGRSQRSGTHVPPWCEEMLDVLRPASWFELRRLLAASRALVVLQWWHPVVAPALFVATAGIDRQRLVAICHNALPHEPVAGSAVAARAVLGRCGRIVFHSESERQAARALLGRKTGPSASDRRQLLEVVPLPCLLPEGLLDAVAARAARSAPDRMRTTGDMKQTTEDEAGLPELDDLPPSRRIVAAAGHTRSYKGTAVLLQAWKAAWRPADAVLVVAGESYLAGRERREVRKIADVDATIRIVDRYLEDQELVSFLSRAEVLVLAHVAASQSGLVPIARSLGVPCIVSDAGGLPEQIGPEGEGNEVVPRGDAAGLAHALERRLAGAAPAVSSRKASRLHALDRAEGAFRAGWRQVVEAIGIADRP; from the coding sequence GTGAGCGCGCTCGCGCTTGCCGATGTCGTGATCGTCGGGCCCGCGCCGCCGCTGCGGGGAGGAATTTCGCAGCACACGGCGCGCCTCGTCGAAGCGCTCCACGCCGAGGGGCTTTCGGCAGCGGCGGTTTCATACCGGCGGCTCTATCCCGCGTTGTTGTTTCCCGGGCGCAGCCAGCGATCCGGCACGCACGTGCCGCCGTGGTGCGAAGAGATGCTCGACGTGCTGCGCCCCGCCAGCTGGTTCGAGTTGAGGCGGCTGCTCGCGGCGTCGCGCGCGCTCGTCGTGCTGCAGTGGTGGCATCCGGTCGTGGCGCCGGCGCTCTTCGTGGCAACGGCCGGCATCGATCGGCAACGGCTGGTTGCGATCTGTCACAACGCGCTGCCGCATGAGCCGGTCGCTGGTTCGGCGGTTGCTGCCCGCGCCGTGCTTGGCCGATGCGGCCGGATCGTTTTCCACAGCGAGTCGGAACGGCAGGCCGCACGGGCGCTCCTCGGCCGGAAGACCGGCCCGAGCGCTTCGGACCGCCGTCAGCTCCTCGAAGTGGTCCCGCTGCCGTGTCTGCTCCCGGAAGGCCTTCTCGACGCGGTCGCAGCTCGGGCGGCGAGGTCCGCGCCGGATCGGATGCGCACGACAGGGGACATGAAACAGACAACAGAGGATGAGGCCGGGCTGCCGGAGCTCGACGACCTTCCCCCGTCGAGGCGCATCGTCGCGGCCGCCGGTCACACGCGGTCGTACAAGGGAACGGCTGTTCTTCTGCAGGCCTGGAAAGCCGCCTGGCGCCCGGCCGATGCGGTTCTCGTCGTCGCCGGCGAATCGTACCTCGCCGGCCGCGAACGCCGCGAAGTGCGGAAGATCGCCGATGTGGATGCGACGATTCGCATTGTAGACCGGTATCTTGAAGACCAGGAGCTCGTGTCATTCCTTAGCAGAGCCGAGGTCCTCGTGCTGGCCCATGTCGCGGCGTCACAGAGCGGACTCGTACCGATCGCCCGGTCGCTGGGGGTGCCGTGCATCGTCAGCGATGCCGGAGGCCTGCCCGAACAGATCGGCCCGGAGGGCGAGGGCAACGAAGTCGTGCCGCGCGGCGACGCCGCTGGACTGGCACATGCGCTCGAACGCCGGCTCGCCGGCGCTGCTCCTGCGGTATCGTCTCGCAAAGCGTCCCGTCTTCACGCGCTGGATCGGGCGGAAGGCGCTTTTCGGGCCGGCTGGCGGCAAGTGGTTGAAGCAATCGGAATCGCCGATCGTCCATGA
- a CDS encoding type II secretion system protein: MRLQKGFTLLEVMIAASIMAIGIVAALELFGGSMNLAGEADHQSKATVLANALIDEELWRDVLEANERTGSEGQFNWKVVTQPIERELVGEKEDQSDLHKATGELGLWLIQAEVRWQAPLGEKTILLETARIGEVSSDADF; encoded by the coding sequence GTGAGACTGCAGAAAGGCTTCACGCTGCTCGAAGTCATGATCGCCGCATCGATCATGGCCATCGGCATCGTCGCAGCGCTCGAGCTTTTCGGCGGCAGCATGAACCTGGCCGGCGAGGCCGATCACCAAAGCAAGGCCACCGTGCTCGCCAACGCGCTGATCGACGAGGAGCTGTGGCGCGACGTGCTCGAGGCCAACGAGCGCACCGGCAGCGAAGGCCAGTTCAACTGGAAAGTGGTCACGCAACCGATCGAGCGCGAGCTCGTCGGCGAGAAGGAGGACCAGAGCGACCTGCACAAGGCGACCGGCGAGCTCGGCCTGTGGCTGATCCAGGCCGAAGTGCGCTGGCAGGCGCCGCTCGGTGAGAAGACGATCCTGCTCGAAACGGCGCGCATCGGAGAGGTATCGAGCGATGCCGACTTCTGA
- a CDS encoding type II secretion system protein GspJ, whose protein sequence is MPTSEQACASARPPGIGAGRGQRGFTLLELIIAMAVFALVSLGIYGVLVLGARSAGSGERITEQARRYRMANEVLSRQIASAAPLCLPKQKDDDELGFEDNPGGHNNTPTTTDEDDDSGGDDDGEDDEDGARSTEPFFYGDVERLEFITTAPQRPDASGMAIVSYWLEDGTLRMSERPVFSAYQSTKKLDKDLPDDTISTILLYDVESLTFAYQRESDSEEWLDTWDASDDDQLPATVRIDVKPSAVGGPDFYHEVAVMVGTFNQIADADGEFRCSGGGG, encoded by the coding sequence ATGCCGACTTCTGAGCAGGCCTGCGCGAGCGCGCGGCCGCCGGGTATCGGCGCAGGCCGCGGTCAGCGCGGCTTTACGCTGCTCGAGCTGATCATCGCGATGGCGGTGTTCGCGCTCGTCAGTCTCGGCATCTACGGGGTGCTCGTGCTCGGCGCGCGTTCGGCAGGCTCCGGCGAGCGCATCACCGAGCAGGCCCGGCGCTACCGCATGGCGAACGAAGTGCTCTCGCGGCAGATCGCCTCCGCGGCGCCGCTGTGCCTGCCGAAGCAGAAAGATGACGACGAGCTCGGCTTCGAGGACAATCCCGGCGGTCACAACAACACGCCGACGACGACCGACGAGGACGACGACTCAGGCGGCGACGATGACGGCGAGGACGACGAGGACGGCGCGCGCTCGACGGAGCCGTTCTTCTACGGCGACGTCGAACGCCTCGAGTTCATCACCACCGCACCGCAGCGGCCCGACGCGAGCGGCATGGCGATCGTCAGCTACTGGCTCGAGGACGGCACGCTTCGCATGAGCGAACGGCCGGTGTTTTCGGCCTACCAGAGCACCAAGAAACTCGACAAGGACCTGCCGGACGACACGATCTCGACGATCCTTCTCTACGACGTCGAGTCGCTCACGTTCGCATACCAGCGCGAGAGTGACAGCGAGGAGTGGCTGGATACCTGGGACGCGAGCGACGATGACCAGCTGCCGGCGACCGTGCGCATCGACGTCAAGCCGTCGGCCGTCGGAGGTCCTGACTTCTACCACGAAGTGGCGGTGATGGTCGGCACGTTCAACCAGATCGCGGATGCAGATGGCGAGTTTCGTTGCTCGGGAGGCGGAGGATAG
- a CDS encoding DUF6077 domain-containing protein — protein sequence MQAIAIVLLVVLAWLPGAILHRVFQVARGPWGTGVLAVEAALSLALLSLVLLPVYVSGAPVAAATIAAGAGLAVLLVAAIRRTARDPESLLRDEDASTPEIVCFALAIAVLLPATLRYSGANVDDWWDLSFVSGWISGGHFDFAQLALSPDPQTNASAVHPRFLWSVWLMLQALVASLSGEPAWKIQAGPLAGFTCVMVVSAQAALARALFGHRARARQLATATVVMTAAWIWGTDALPLFVRGYQDKLVAAFVLAPVLIAVVLDSSLREDDYDVEPTDRRPAALAVACIALATVSVHSLVYTMAMFVCAVAVLARLGVETPAWLRRNAGVAVALAVAALYPLAQALILSSTFGEQGISLATRDNPVVRAHLSLNRLLGDVGPGWIVHPGAAFGPVSLFVVVALVIAWRRRRYDDSARMLLATTVVPALLLFVPGLAALAGKLWVPWMLYRLGWLVPVAPALGYAAVFLVVDARRRERPLAAGLFVASVVIVAAATAGDRLRRDMHEHPAPPPGAPTASALRVYEFLASQPGRSAVLAPPNFSELVPAISGKPVVAFSERGTLVFSTGERGAYERLRDRATFFARTTSLIERDRIAHHYGVRWAVLPRTLVSSSNERAWMARFGPEAFSAARAADRDSEVRCAAGTPGCSGTWWSRTPASARAGLTGAWSIVLETRDYFVAELEPGRENALPRAQPPPEGDASSLPWLRPFALTAPEVMPEPAGILASAADAPGAIVSYDVPPRFVQPAPLPIWLEGPSPWEDVPADVMITLDAGVACRFSAVAVIPHLPHERRDVLEIAVDDRVVRAAAHHGVPVVVGVDASTERSSIAVRVRSLIGSPVSLADVRVLGDRSTCAAGWPSVRTARTPQLEVPTTDLLALAAALPASGRPLVALASTALRDRGGDADIPLFEEATVREPALAEAWLDLGFAKDRRAEALAASGDADGAKATRKAARAAFRAAVRADSHSAWAVGAAAWSDRRAGHPLAAIWKALGAASIDPLYGDSWTIIAYALSDLHLPSLAEKSLALAQKDDADRNWPVLARADIAIAIARRGSSGAHDAIEAARTALRVWIRDHPFDQAARDKISELAAVDREQLPAVRQPATVEQRQSGEQRQSSEQQHSDGRPDR from the coding sequence ATGCAGGCGATCGCCATTGTGCTGCTCGTGGTGCTCGCGTGGCTGCCCGGGGCGATTCTTCATCGCGTCTTCCAGGTCGCGCGCGGGCCGTGGGGAACCGGGGTGCTCGCGGTCGAAGCGGCCCTGTCGCTCGCGTTGCTGTCGCTCGTGCTGCTTCCGGTTTACGTCAGCGGAGCGCCGGTCGCTGCGGCGACGATTGCCGCGGGCGCGGGACTCGCCGTGCTGCTCGTCGCGGCCATCCGGCGCACGGCGCGCGATCCCGAAAGCCTGCTCCGGGACGAAGACGCATCGACGCCGGAGATCGTATGCTTCGCGCTTGCGATCGCCGTGCTGCTGCCGGCCACGCTCCGCTACAGCGGCGCGAACGTGGACGACTGGTGGGATCTGTCGTTCGTCAGCGGCTGGATTTCGGGCGGGCATTTCGACTTCGCGCAGTTGGCGCTGTCGCCGGATCCGCAGACCAACGCTTCGGCGGTGCATCCTCGTTTCCTGTGGAGCGTCTGGCTGATGCTGCAGGCACTCGTCGCGTCGCTTTCCGGCGAGCCCGCATGGAAGATCCAGGCCGGTCCGCTCGCCGGATTCACGTGTGTGATGGTGGTGTCGGCGCAGGCGGCGCTTGCGCGTGCGCTGTTCGGCCACCGCGCGCGTGCGCGCCAGCTCGCGACGGCCACCGTCGTGATGACCGCCGCATGGATCTGGGGCACGGATGCGCTGCCGCTGTTCGTGCGCGGCTACCAGGACAAGCTGGTCGCCGCGTTCGTGCTGGCGCCGGTGCTGATTGCCGTCGTTCTCGATTCGAGCCTGCGCGAAGACGACTACGACGTAGAGCCGACCGACCGGCGGCCGGCCGCGCTTGCGGTCGCATGCATCGCGCTCGCCACGGTCTCCGTGCACAGCCTCGTCTACACGATGGCAATGTTCGTGTGCGCCGTTGCCGTGCTCGCGCGTCTCGGCGTCGAGACACCGGCGTGGCTGCGGCGCAATGCGGGCGTTGCCGTCGCACTCGCGGTGGCGGCGCTTTATCCGCTCGCCCAGGCGCTGATTCTCTCTTCGACGTTCGGGGAACAGGGAATTTCGCTCGCGACGCGCGACAACCCGGTCGTGCGCGCGCACCTTTCGCTCAACCGTCTGCTCGGCGACGTCGGGCCGGGATGGATCGTGCATCCCGGCGCGGCGTTCGGGCCGGTCTCGCTGTTTGTCGTCGTCGCGCTCGTGATCGCGTGGCGCCGGCGTCGCTACGACGATTCGGCGCGCATGCTGCTGGCAACGACGGTCGTTCCGGCGCTTCTGCTGTTCGTACCGGGCCTCGCCGCACTGGCTGGAAAGCTCTGGGTGCCGTGGATGCTCTACCGGCTCGGATGGCTGGTGCCGGTCGCGCCGGCACTCGGTTATGCGGCGGTCTTCCTGGTCGTCGACGCGCGCCGGCGCGAGCGGCCGCTCGCTGCGGGCCTGTTCGTCGCATCGGTTGTGATCGTGGCCGCGGCCACCGCCGGCGACCGGCTCAGGCGCGACATGCACGAGCATCCCGCGCCGCCGCCGGGAGCGCCGACCGCGTCCGCGCTTCGCGTTTACGAGTTTCTCGCCTCGCAGCCGGGCCGCAGCGCCGTGCTCGCGCCGCCGAATTTTTCCGAGCTGGTGCCTGCGATTTCGGGCAAGCCGGTCGTCGCGTTCTCCGAACGCGGCACGCTGGTTTTTTCGACCGGCGAACGCGGCGCGTACGAGCGTCTTCGCGATCGTGCGACGTTCTTTGCGAGGACCACCAGCCTGATCGAGCGCGATCGCATCGCACACCACTACGGCGTGCGCTGGGCAGTGCTGCCGCGCACGCTCGTTTCGAGCAGCAACGAGCGCGCATGGATGGCGCGCTTCGGTCCCGAAGCGTTCTCCGCCGCGCGCGCCGCGGATCGGGACTCCGAGGTTCGCTGCGCTGCGGGCACGCCGGGTTGCAGCGGCACGTGGTGGAGCCGTACGCCCGCGAGCGCGCGTGCGGGCCTGACCGGTGCGTGGTCGATCGTTCTCGAAACGCGCGACTATTTCGTCGCGGAGCTCGAGCCCGGACGCGAGAACGCGCTGCCGCGCGCGCAGCCTCCGCCGGAAGGCGATGCGTCGTCGCTGCCGTGGCTTCGCCCGTTCGCACTGACGGCGCCCGAAGTCATGCCCGAGCCCGCCGGCATTCTCGCAAGCGCCGCCGACGCTCCCGGCGCGATCGTTTCGTACGACGTGCCGCCGCGGTTCGTGCAGCCGGCGCCTCTTCCGATCTGGCTCGAAGGACCTTCGCCGTGGGAAGACGTTCCCGCCGACGTCATGATCACACTCGACGCCGGGGTTGCGTGCCGCTTTTCGGCGGTGGCCGTCATTCCCCATCTTCCGCACGAGCGCCGCGACGTCCTCGAGATCGCCGTCGACGATCGCGTGGTGCGAGCGGCCGCCCATCACGGCGTGCCGGTCGTAGTCGGCGTCGACGCGTCGACCGAGCGCTCGAGCATCGCCGTTCGCGTGCGATCGCTGATCGGCAGTCCGGTTTCGCTGGCGGATGTGCGCGTGCTCGGAGACCGTTCGACGTGCGCAGCGGGCTGGCCGTCGGTGCGCACCGCACGAACGCCGCAGCTGGAAGTTCCCACTACCGATCTGCTCGCGCTTGCGGCTGCGTTGCCGGCGAGCGGCCGGCCGCTGGTCGCGCTGGCATCGACCGCACTTCGCGACCGCGGCGGCGACGCCGATATTCCGCTGTTCGAGGAAGCGACCGTGCGCGAGCCGGCGCTCGCCGAAGCATGGCTCGATCTCGGCTTTGCCAAGGACCGTCGCGCCGAGGCCCTGGCCGCAAGCGGCGACGCCGATGGTGCGAAAGCCACGCGCAAGGCGGCGCGCGCAGCGTTTCGCGCCGCGGTGCGCGCCGATTCGCACAGTGCGTGGGCCGTGGGCGCGGCGGCGTGGTCGGACCGGCGCGCAGGACATCCGCTCGCGGCGATCTGGAAAGCACTCGGCGCCGCCAGCATCGATCCGTTGTACGGCGACTCGTGGACGATCATCGCGTATGCGTTGAGCGATCTTCATCTCCCGTCGCTCGCGGAGAAATCACTCGCACTTGCGCAGAAGGACGATGCCGATCGCAACTGGCCGGTGCTGGCGCGGGCTGACATCGCGATCGCGATCGCCCGCCGCGGCTCGAGCGGCGCCCACGATGCGATCGAAGCCGCACGCACCGCGCTTCGCGTGTGGATTCGCGATCATCCGTTCGACCAGGCGGCGCGCGACAAGATCTCGGAGCTCGCCGCCGTCGATCGCGAGCAGTTGCCCGCCGTCCGGCAGCCGGCCACCGTCGAGCAGCGGCAAAGCGGCGAGCAGAGGCAGAGTTCCGAGCAGCAGCACAGTGACGGACGGCCCGACAGGTGA